A genome region from Leptospira stimsonii includes the following:
- a CDS encoding YHYH protein, which translates to MIQKTILILMLSLSFLLCKKDEKNDDLTIATLGIIAATGFCNGSLATTGTGVSKATATIDSSSGCVTGVTTCMDSALPSWIKNNFKCSTAYVSGSSYVFKSQNVPNTKSYYYGSTSPLFEALPGGNTPAGTNSISAQKLVYAIPSTPTKGTGTVSTQGGLVSIGITVNGLAIFNNAAAPPDNLSVEAMTFDNFGGHPQNQGVYHHHAAVTKVSNNDANLIGIILDGYAIYGEKCDNGTAATGDDFTPTLDSLHGHTAATVHFSTPTYHYHYVLDATATIKTLMGSYFYGTIGSVSN; encoded by the coding sequence ATGATTCAAAAAACGATTCTGATACTTATGCTCAGTCTTTCTTTTTTACTTTGTAAGAAGGACGAGAAAAACGACGATCTCACGATCGCAACCTTGGGAATAATCGCCGCCACAGGATTTTGCAACGGCTCACTGGCTACCACAGGAACCGGAGTTTCCAAGGCAACCGCGACGATCGATTCTTCTTCCGGTTGTGTGACTGGCGTAACGACTTGTATGGACTCGGCTCTCCCTTCTTGGATCAAAAATAATTTTAAATGTTCTACGGCTTATGTTTCCGGGAGTTCCTACGTTTTTAAATCTCAGAACGTTCCGAATACGAAGAGTTACTACTACGGTTCCACTTCTCCCTTGTTCGAAGCTCTTCCCGGCGGTAATACTCCTGCGGGAACCAATTCCATTTCGGCTCAGAAATTAGTTTATGCGATTCCTTCCACTCCTACGAAAGGAACCGGAACCGTGAGCACTCAAGGCGGACTCGTATCCATCGGTATTACCGTAAACGGTCTTGCGATTTTCAACAACGCGGCGGCTCCTCCGGATAATCTTTCGGTCGAAGCGATGACCTTTGATAACTTCGGCGGCCACCCCCAAAACCAAGGTGTTTATCATCATCACGCGGCGGTAACAAAAGTAAGCAATAACGATGCTAATTTGATCGGAATTATCTTAGATGGATATGCGATTTACGGCGAAAAGTGCGACAATGGAACCGCGGCAACCGGCGACGATTTTACACCAACATTAGATTCTTTGCATGGACATACCGCGGCTACGGTTCACTTTTCGACTCCTACCTATCACTACCACTACGTGCTGGACGCGACCGCAACGATCAAAACTCTAATGGGTTCTTACTTTTACGGTACGATAGGAAGTGTTTCTAACTAA
- a CDS encoding toxin-antitoxin system YwqK family antitoxin, giving the protein MFLTKTLSIFFVFLTTFFTIGCQGSVTIESSDPNLAVFKDKVYYKLKPFNGFIRTTFPALDEIQITEFKDGLEDGEYISRNESGIVLEKRTFKEGLKVGVHRAWYRNGNNRFYAEFNSGKYINDHWEWYDNGKPSLYEKFDENGKLIVVKKWNRNGQIYMNTVIASDGSSVGLPGSKICEPIKKTD; this is encoded by the coding sequence GTGTTTCTAACTAAGACGCTTTCGATCTTTTTCGTTTTCTTGACGACCTTCTTTACGATCGGTTGTCAAGGAAGCGTCACGATCGAATCTTCCGACCCGAACCTCGCCGTATTTAAGGATAAGGTTTACTATAAACTTAAGCCATTCAACGGTTTTATCAGAACAACCTTTCCGGCACTGGATGAAATTCAAATAACGGAATTCAAAGACGGACTCGAAGACGGAGAATATATCTCGCGAAACGAAAGCGGAATTGTTTTGGAAAAAAGGACTTTCAAAGAAGGTCTCAAAGTGGGAGTTCACCGCGCTTGGTATCGGAACGGAAACAATCGTTTTTATGCGGAATTCAATTCCGGTAAATATATAAACGATCACTGGGAATGGTATGACAACGGTAAACCTTCCCTCTATGAGAAGTTCGACGAAAACGGAAAATTGATCGTCGTGAAAAAGTGGAATCGGAACGGACAAATCTATATGAACACCGTGATTGCGTCCGACGGAAGTTCCGTGGGATTGCCGGGAAGTAAAATCTGCGAGCCGATCAAAAAAACGGACTAA
- a CDS encoding SCO family protein, whose amino-acid sequence MIKVLYSVLLMLFVFACDEKKETFYPELTHSSSPKKGILPYFKGDVMDPFWPAEDGVMPSDLKKIPEFSLVSQENQEFNLKNLREKYTLVVFFYAKCRGICPMITRNMLTFIPKIQDQKDVQVVSISVNPEIDTVEVLKKFRSLYKISQSQWTFLTGSKKTIFNLARNQFGADIKVIQGKDDLNDFVHTENVYLIDRKNYLRGVYRAKGTGDLERLLIELNTLKEADKKNSSLVISNP is encoded by the coding sequence ATGATAAAAGTTTTATATAGTGTCTTACTCATGCTCTTTGTATTCGCCTGCGACGAAAAGAAGGAAACGTTTTATCCGGAGTTAACCCATTCTTCTTCTCCAAAGAAAGGAATTCTTCCTTATTTTAAGGGCGATGTGATGGATCCGTTTTGGCCGGCCGAGGACGGAGTTATGCCCTCCGATCTAAAAAAAATTCCGGAGTTTTCCCTCGTTTCGCAAGAGAATCAAGAATTCAATCTCAAGAATCTCAGAGAAAAATATACGTTAGTCGTATTCTTCTACGCAAAATGTAGAGGGATTTGCCCGATGATCACTCGGAATATGCTGACTTTTATTCCTAAGATTCAGGATCAAAAAGATGTTCAGGTCGTTTCCATTTCGGTAAATCCGGAAATCGACACGGTCGAAGTTCTGAAAAAATTCAGATCCCTTTACAAGATTTCACAAAGCCAATGGACCTTTCTAACCGGTTCTAAAAAAACGATTTTTAATCTTGCGAGAAATCAATTCGGAGCGGATATAAAAGTCATTCAAGGAAAGGACGATCTCAACGATTTCGTTCATACCGAAAACGTCTATCTGATCGATCGTAAGAATTATCTTCGCGGTGTGTATCGCGCGAAAGGAACCGGAGATTTGGAGAGGCTCCTGATCGAATTGAATACCCTGAAAGAAGCAGATAAGAAGAATTCCTCCCTCGTAATTTCGAATCCATAA
- a CDS encoding single-stranded DNA-binding protein — MKNLSHIILDGNLTADPELKTLNSGKSVATFTLAVNHDHRSTPDQPGEVSYIDIEAWERQAENCHEYLKKGKKATVIGELRQDRWKSQDGGNRSKMKVVVHTVRFDGLPGKREKEAA, encoded by the coding sequence ATGAAAAATCTATCACATATCATTCTGGACGGAAATCTAACGGCAGATCCGGAACTTAAAACTCTCAACAGCGGAAAGAGCGTCGCTACCTTTACTTTGGCGGTCAATCACGATCATCGCTCCACACCGGATCAGCCCGGGGAGGTTTCGTATATCGACATAGAAGCGTGGGAGCGGCAGGCCGAGAACTGCCATGAATATCTAAAGAAGGGGAAAAAAGCGACCGTGATCGGAGAACTCAGGCAAGATCGTTGGAAATCTCAAGACGGTGGAAATCGAAGTAAGATGAAGGTTGTCGTCCATACCGTACGTTTCGACGGATTACCGGGAAAGAGGGAAAAGGAAGCGGCTTAG
- a CDS encoding bile acid:sodium symporter family protein yields MLEAALILLALSSMSSLGLELTSEQLDSTKKMFTTGIVVCFLNLFLLPLFAFLLCKVFQLSPSISLGIFLCTCSGGGASAGLFILKAKGSAGTGAAMLSLLNFTSLFTAPLLITLYSGSSFFEFEKALRILPKLLAIGLAFFGLPLGIGFWIRKKKESVAFQISPYLVRTSNLSLGFSIFYLAFQYSEQILEFGLPIWITIVLVTGLSFTIGIFLFKGKSEDRRSIGVVSGIRNLSLALLLANEQTGDPRVLITILLYGFIMYLVAFPASFFWRRWKNIPV; encoded by the coding sequence ATGTTAGAAGCCGCCCTCATCCTTCTTGCCTTGTCTTCAATGAGTTCCCTCGGCCTCGAACTTACTTCGGAACAGTTGGATTCTACTAAGAAGATGTTTACGACGGGAATTGTTGTTTGTTTTCTCAATCTCTTTCTACTTCCTCTTTTCGCATTTCTTCTTTGCAAAGTCTTTCAACTTTCTCCTTCGATCAGTCTCGGAATTTTTCTCTGCACCTGCTCGGGCGGAGGTGCTTCGGCCGGATTATTCATCTTAAAAGCGAAGGGCTCGGCGGGAACCGGCGCGGCCATGTTGAGCCTCTTGAATTTTACAAGCCTCTTTACGGCCCCTCTTCTCATCACATTGTATTCCGGAAGTTCGTTCTTCGAATTTGAAAAAGCGCTTCGGATTCTTCCTAAATTATTGGCGATCGGATTAGCCTTCTTCGGACTTCCATTAGGAATCGGATTTTGGATTCGGAAAAAAAAAGAATCCGTCGCCTTTCAAATTTCCCCGTATCTCGTAAGAACCAGCAATTTGTCTCTTGGATTTTCCATTTTCTATCTCGCCTTCCAATATTCGGAACAAATCTTAGAATTCGGTCTTCCAATCTGGATTACAATCGTCCTTGTTACCGGTTTATCTTTTACGATAGGAATTTTTTTATTCAAAGGAAAGTCGGAAGACCGAAGGAGCATCGGGGTCGTGAGCGGAATTCGAAATCTTTCTCTCGCCCTTCTTTTAGCGAACGAACAGACGGGAGATCCCAGAGTTTTGATCACGATTCTACTTTACGGATTTATTATGTATCTCGTGGCATTTCCGGCTTCTTTCTTTTGGAGGCGTTGGAAGAACATTCCGGTTTGA
- a CDS encoding phosphoribosyl-AMP cyclohydrolase, translating to MSSRKITILKVKSPERTISSLARFSEEELDPYRKTLPSGTREEVDCDEDTILFLHSSFDPLEFLKKKEILHLPKEEMIPVVAIDPNGEILMQAFGNEESQRLTLETGFAHYFSRSRNQLWKKGDTSGHTQKILQILSPMDGSFLVYQVEQKVAACHEGYYSCFFRERMPGGEWNPLPVPRNFLPEKS from the coding sequence ATGAGTTCCCGCAAAATTACAATTCTCAAAGTAAAAAGTCCCGAAAGAACGATCTCATCCCTCGCTCGTTTTTCCGAAGAAGAATTGGATCCTTACAGAAAAACTCTTCCTTCCGGAACAAGGGAAGAAGTGGATTGCGACGAAGATACGATTCTTTTTCTTCATTCCAGTTTTGATCCGCTGGAATTTCTGAAAAAGAAGGAGATCCTACATCTTCCAAAAGAAGAAATGATTCCAGTCGTTGCGATCGATCCGAACGGAGAAATTCTTATGCAGGCTTTTGGGAACGAGGAAAGTCAGAGATTGACCTTGGAAACCGGATTCGCCCATTATTTTAGCCGTTCTCGGAATCAGCTCTGGAAAAAAGGCGATACCTCCGGACATACTCAGAAAATTCTCCAGATTCTTTCCCCAATGGACGGTTCCTTTTTGGTCTATCAAGTGGAGCAGAAAGTGGCGGCTTGTCACGAAGGATACTACAGTTGTTTTTTTAGAGAAAGAATGCCGGGAGGAGAATGGAATCCGCTTCCTGTCCCAAGAAATTTTCTTCCAGAAAAGAGCTAA
- the mltG gene encoding endolytic transglycosylase MltG: MNFKKLLILAGLVLGALLLIAVTTFFVVDELKGGAVGSGQTKLDLLIESGDTPGKIVETLSTHGMIKSSKYFLYLVRFTRSAGKIKQGLYEINDGMDSRKILQVITEGKVKLVNFTIPEGYNNRQIGDLLTSKKLISKRQDFLLAASEPELLRDFKIPATSAEGYLFPETYSIPINFPVDKIVRMMIKRFYVRIQKIEKAKNLSPVELHKFVILASVVEREAKRNEERPLMAGVFNNRLKRDMPLESCATIQYLFDKPHSRIFEKDLKIVSPYNTYLNKGFPPGPISNPGFPALEAAFYPKESEYLFFLLKGDGYHYFAKTLKEHLEAKKKYIDVLYD; encoded by the coding sequence ATGAATTTTAAAAAACTTTTGATTTTAGCTGGACTCGTTTTGGGAGCCCTTCTTCTGATCGCGGTTACGACTTTTTTTGTAGTCGATGAACTCAAGGGAGGAGCTGTAGGTTCCGGTCAAACAAAGTTGGATCTTCTCATCGAATCCGGAGATACTCCGGGGAAGATCGTGGAAACTCTTTCTACACACGGGATGATCAAGTCCTCGAAATACTTTCTCTATCTCGTTCGTTTTACAAGAAGCGCGGGAAAGATCAAACAAGGTCTTTATGAGATCAACGATGGGATGGATTCTCGAAAGATTCTCCAGGTGATCACGGAAGGAAAGGTGAAGCTCGTAAACTTTACGATTCCGGAAGGTTATAACAATCGTCAGATCGGAGATCTCCTTACCTCCAAAAAGCTCATCTCAAAACGGCAGGATTTTTTACTCGCGGCGAGCGAACCCGAACTCTTGAGAGACTTTAAAATTCCGGCAACTTCTGCGGAAGGGTATCTATTCCCGGAAACATACAGTATTCCAATCAACTTTCCTGTGGATAAGATCGTAAGAATGATGATCAAAAGATTCTACGTTCGAATTCAAAAGATCGAAAAAGCTAAGAATCTTTCTCCAGTAGAACTTCATAAATTTGTAATATTGGCTTCCGTCGTGGAAAGAGAAGCGAAGAGGAACGAAGAAAGACCTCTAATGGCGGGCGTTTTTAACAATCGTCTCAAAAGAGATATGCCTCTCGAGTCCTGCGCGACGATTCAATATCTTTTTGACAAACCTCACAGTAGAATTTTTGAAAAAGATCTAAAGATCGTTTCTCCTTACAATACCTATTTGAACAAAGGGTTTCCACCGGGACCAATTTCGAATCCTGGCTTTCCTGCGCTCGAAGCCGCGTTTTATCCAAAAGAATCCGAATATCTTTTCTTTCTCTTAAAAGGAGACGGGTATCATTACTTCGCAAAAACCTTAAAGGAACACTTGGAAGCGAAGAAGAAATACATTGACGTCCTTTACGATTGA
- a CDS encoding sugar phosphate nucleotidyltransferase, whose translation MIAAAGKGTRAYPRTTYIPKPLFEFQGKTILERNVELMQTTFKVKKIYVLVGHLKEMVISEIEKIQKNRRNIEIIPSPWTTKGLASDIASLESQIHSPFITILGDEFYFHPDHKKFLNTLQKHPKLIASIGVQKTSLLSRIRKNYSVELKGDRILELVEKPSDPPNDLLGLGSYLFTPAFFEYFKKTPPSSKSGVIEITDVIDFMAKDSGKVFATELDVEYFNINSMQDYHHAVYEIRNEEFARFKTTLIIPTKNNERSIADVIVDFRGKVDEILVVDAGSTDKTLEISKKEKAKILHCDPGGAFDVFGKQIQKGIHSASGDITIIVTPDGSFRSKDYPKLLEYLKDSDMVIGTRTTRQMIEQGSNLLPGVRVVNLILGKLIEVFWWGMEPRFTDAMCSYFAIWKDSYSKIEERLQMEDQRIIPELMMETVRSYMRCIEIPISYYRPIEPVKKKMAREFFSIVRLMVRKKWFGN comes from the coding sequence GTGATCGCCGCGGCGGGCAAGGGGACCAGGGCCTATCCTAGGACAACCTACATTCCTAAGCCTTTATTTGAATTTCAGGGAAAGACGATCCTGGAAAGAAATGTGGAACTCATGCAGACCACCTTCAAGGTCAAAAAGATTTATGTCCTCGTCGGACATCTCAAGGAAATGGTCATTTCTGAAATCGAAAAGATTCAGAAAAATCGCCGCAACATAGAAATCATTCCTTCTCCTTGGACGACCAAGGGACTCGCGAGCGATATCGCAAGTTTAGAATCTCAAATCCATTCTCCTTTTATCACAATCTTGGGAGACGAGTTTTACTTTCATCCCGATCATAAGAAATTCTTAAATACGCTCCAAAAACATCCGAAGCTCATTGCATCCATCGGAGTTCAAAAGACTTCTCTTCTTTCTCGGATTCGTAAGAATTATTCCGTGGAACTCAAAGGCGATCGGATTCTTGAACTCGTCGAAAAACCTTCCGATCCTCCGAACGATCTCCTCGGTCTCGGAAGTTATCTCTTTACCCCGGCATTTTTTGAATACTTTAAAAAAACTCCCCCTTCTTCAAAAAGCGGCGTCATCGAAATCACGGACGTCATCGACTTCATGGCAAAAGATAGCGGAAAGGTTTTTGCGACCGAGTTGGATGTGGAATACTTCAACATCAATTCCATGCAGGATTACCACCATGCGGTTTACGAAATTCGTAATGAAGAATTCGCCCGTTTTAAAACGACATTGATCATTCCCACAAAAAACAACGAACGTTCCATAGCGGACGTCATCGTCGACTTTAGGGGTAAGGTGGACGAAATCCTCGTCGTCGACGCCGGATCCACGGATAAAACATTAGAAATCTCTAAAAAAGAAAAAGCTAAAATTCTTCATTGCGACCCGGGAGGCGCCTTCGACGTTTTCGGAAAACAGATCCAAAAAGGAATTCATTCCGCGTCTGGAGATATTACGATCATCGTAACGCCCGACGGTTCTTTTCGTTCCAAAGATTATCCGAAACTTCTGGAATATCTCAAGGATTCGGATATGGTCATCGGAACTCGCACGACTCGACAGATGATCGAACAAGGCTCCAATCTTCTACCCGGAGTTCGCGTAGTAAATCTGATTCTCGGAAAACTCATCGAAGTGTTTTGGTGGGGAATGGAACCGCGTTTTACTGACGCGATGTGCTCTTACTTCGCGATCTGGAAGGATTCCTATTCTAAAATTGAAGAACGTCTGCAAATGGAAGATCAAAGAATCATTCCCGAACTCATGATGGAAACGGTAAGGTCGTATATGCGTTGTATCGAAATTCCGATTTCTTACTATCGACCGATCGAGCCCGTAAAGAAGAAAATGGCTCGGGAGTTTTTTTCCATCGTCCGGCTTATGGTTCGTAAAAAATGGTTCGGCAACTAG
- a CDS encoding NAD-dependent epimerase/dehydratase family protein, giving the protein MAKKVLVTGGCGFLGSHVCELFRKQGWDVISYDSMTKYELKRTGYGTEATREYNWNYLQALGVTMVKGDIRNLEHLLDRTTGCDFIVHTAAQPAMTISWEDPELDMTTNVVGTFNVLEVARKRNIPVVNTSSIHVYGNSINDSLKEGATSYERTPVAIGEEQPVMVGEISPLHASKMSAEHYVRTYVDMYKIKAASFRFTGIYGERQFGGEDHGWVANFAIRSVFGWPLRIFGTGKQARDILYAADGAESYLRWFENPTPGVFNIGGGPDHKISLLECIHMIGDILGKKQEIQFDVERPGDMRYFICDITKAKKFGFNPKFKPKEGVERLIRWIEADKSVFEVKK; this is encoded by the coding sequence ATGGCAAAGAAAGTTTTAGTAACCGGTGGATGCGGATTTTTGGGTTCTCACGTTTGTGAATTGTTTCGTAAACAAGGTTGGGACGTGATCAGCTACGATAGTATGACCAAATACGAATTGAAAAGAACCGGTTACGGCACGGAAGCCACTAGAGAATACAACTGGAACTATTTACAAGCGCTCGGAGTTACGATGGTAAAAGGGGATATCCGAAATCTCGAACATCTTCTCGACCGAACCACCGGTTGCGACTTTATCGTTCACACCGCGGCTCAACCCGCGATGACGATTTCTTGGGAAGATCCCGAGCTGGATATGACGACTAACGTTGTAGGAACTTTTAACGTCCTCGAGGTTGCAAGAAAAAGGAATATCCCCGTAGTAAACACGAGTTCGATTCACGTTTACGGAAACTCGATCAACGATTCTCTCAAAGAAGGAGCGACTTCTTACGAAAGAACTCCCGTCGCAATCGGTGAAGAACAGCCGGTGATGGTGGGGGAGATTTCTCCTCTTCACGCTTCTAAGATGAGCGCCGAACACTACGTGAGAACTTACGTGGACATGTATAAAATCAAAGCCGCTTCCTTTCGTTTTACCGGAATCTACGGCGAACGACAGTTTGGTGGAGAAGACCACGGTTGGGTCGCGAATTTTGCGATTCGTTCCGTCTTCGGTTGGCCTTTGAGAATTTTCGGAACCGGAAAACAGGCTCGCGACATTCTCTACGCGGCTGACGGAGCGGAGAGTTATCTTCGCTGGTTCGAAAATCCGACCCCGGGCGTTTTTAATATCGGTGGCGGACCGGATCACAAAATTTCTTTATTAGAATGCATTCATATGATCGGTGACATTCTCGGAAAGAAACAAGAGATTCAATTCGACGTGGAAAGACCCGGAGACATGCGTTACTTTATCTGCGATATCACGAAAGCGAAGAAATTCGGATTCAACCCGAAATTCAAACCGAAAGAAGGCGTGGAAAGATTGATCCGTTGGATCGAAGCAGACAAGTCCGTATTCGAAGTTAAAAAATGA
- a CDS encoding glycosyltransferase family 2 protein, which yields MKNLVVIPAYNEEETIREVVERALSYSDVLVVDDASKDRTPEILKELIKKNPKKLFTIRHEKNTHIPGGIQDGMKFAVEKKYDSVVTMDAGLSHDPDKLPEFIQADADLVIGSRVTSDGVPLYRKLISFIAAKVMNYCISPGIFDLFGYRLKDCTSGYRKYSKRAFTWIAESKLESIAFDFHMEALSIVAKNRGTISEIGIHYVFSNSSFNRRVLKQAIRFALKLLRRKLGLAG from the coding sequence ATGAAAAACCTCGTCGTAATCCCGGCCTACAACGAGGAAGAAACCATCCGAGAAGTCGTCGAGCGTGCTCTTTCTTATTCGGATGTTCTCGTGGTGGACGATGCTTCGAAAGATAGAACACCGGAAATTCTCAAAGAACTCATCAAAAAGAATCCGAAAAAACTTTTTACGATCCGTCACGAGAAGAATACTCACATTCCCGGCGGGATTCAGGACGGGATGAAGTTTGCCGTAGAAAAAAAATACGATTCCGTTGTCACAATGGACGCCGGTCTTTCTCACGACCCGGATAAACTTCCTGAATTCATTCAGGCGGACGCGGACCTCGTGATTGGAAGCCGCGTGACTTCGGATGGTGTTCCACTTTACAGAAAGCTAATATCCTTTATCGCCGCGAAGGTGATGAATTACTGCATCTCTCCGGGAATTTTCGATCTTTTTGGATATCGTCTGAAAGACTGTACTTCCGGTTATCGAAAGTATTCCAAAAGAGCCTTTACTTGGATCGCAGAATCCAAGTTGGAATCGATCGCCTTCGACTTTCACATGGAAGCTCTTTCCATCGTCGCGAAAAATCGAGGAACGATTTCCGAGATCGGAATTCATTACGTCTTCTCGAATTCTTCTTTCAATCGAAGGGTTTTGAAACAGGCGATTCGATTCGCATTAAAACTTCTCAGAAGAAAATTAGGTTTGGCTGGTTAG
- a CDS encoding AZOBR_p60025 family cell surface glycopolymer formation protein — MKLETWLQKLDSPLKGLLILTFLYGLVTLALWSRYEWNPSSMVNFGEEFIKKNEAESPNGVVAFKGKEGDLGAGYDGQIFYYYSRSISNLSFEWPIGFDATYRAPRIGYPLLLSVWGIFGKWGNIAGMYILSLSLLYLSYLALRVLLKEKSHWAILYLISPFTLASYSVLVSDTIMVSLIILAIYFYQKESYIPFYILSGLALVTKEPALFYLFSLGLAALSKKDVKKMLIVGSTLLVPVLWQIYLKYTLPNWTPTRLAVFMIPFEGIFKYLLELAGSFTNGGGLKQIVRSFSKFPLVLQFLTMFLIPLTGSWKKGTFYKIGFSLVILMIAIANHYHFWSEYINTIRLFTFAIPFYLFIKAEDEKIIDRPFLILFFINLVLILARLTVLYKVQDYVIR; from the coding sequence ATGAAATTGGAAACCTGGCTTCAAAAACTCGATTCTCCCTTAAAGGGACTTTTGATTCTTACTTTTCTCTACGGACTTGTGACGCTCGCGCTCTGGTCTCGTTACGAATGGAATCCTTCTTCGATGGTCAATTTCGGAGAAGAGTTTATCAAGAAGAATGAAGCGGAATCTCCGAACGGTGTCGTCGCTTTCAAAGGAAAAGAAGGCGACCTCGGCGCCGGTTACGACGGACAGATCTTTTACTATTATTCCAGATCGATTTCCAATTTGAGTTTCGAATGGCCGATCGGTTTCGACGCGACTTACAGAGCCCCGAGAATCGGTTATCCTCTGCTTCTTTCCGTCTGGGGAATTTTCGGAAAATGGGGAAACATCGCGGGAATGTATATTCTCAGTCTTTCACTTCTTTATCTTTCCTATTTAGCGTTACGCGTCCTTTTAAAAGAAAAATCGCACTGGGCGATTTTGTATCTGATTTCCCCTTTTACTTTGGCGAGTTATTCCGTTCTTGTGAGCGATACGATCATGGTTTCCTTGATCATCCTTGCGATTTATTTTTATCAAAAGGAAAGTTATATTCCTTTTTACATTCTTTCCGGCCTCGCCTTGGTGACAAAAGAACCCGCGTTATTCTATCTTTTCTCCTTGGGACTCGCCGCACTTTCCAAAAAAGACGTTAAGAAAATGTTAATCGTTGGTTCGACTTTGCTCGTTCCGGTTCTCTGGCAGATTTATCTGAAATATACGCTTCCAAATTGGACTCCGACTCGGCTCGCTGTCTTTATGATTCCTTTTGAAGGAATTTTTAAATATCTTTTGGAGTTGGCGGGAAGTTTTACGAACGGAGGAGGGTTGAAACAAATCGTTCGATCTTTTTCCAAATTCCCTCTCGTCCTTCAGTTTCTAACCATGTTTTTGATTCCACTTACGGGATCTTGGAAGAAAGGAACGTTTTACAAAATCGGATTCTCCTTGGTGATCCTGATGATCGCGATCGCGAACCACTACCATTTTTGGTCCGAGTATATCAACACGATCCGTCTTTTTACGTTCGCGATTCCATTCTATCTTTTTATCAAAGCCGAAGACGAGAAGATCATCGATCGACCGTTCTTGATTCTTTTCTTTATTAACTTGGTTTTGATTCTCGCCAGGCTAACGGTTCTTTACAAGGTTCAGGACTACGTAATCCGATAA
- a CDS encoding tetratricopeptide repeat protein, producing the protein MVRFRIFVAFILLLILTETLFPQTPPNKDAIKKKDQCAELYNQRQFEKALEACDRAIELNPKDGNAYDLRGWVKVNLYKYEDAIADFNTAIQLDAKNAQAIFNRGYTYYYMNEYKKALTDINESIRLNPEFNRSYLMRGKIGNELQAYEEAIQDLNRCIEVDPNWVEALVERGIVYIKTSKLGEAYQDFDKVVQLDPKNARAFYNRGIILVSVENPEFKKNGCYDLYQAHSLGHEKAIKALDHFCAEFKKK; encoded by the coding sequence ATGGTAAGATTTCGAATCTTCGTCGCGTTCATTTTACTTTTGATTCTCACGGAAACTCTCTTTCCGCAAACTCCTCCCAACAAAGACGCGATCAAAAAGAAGGATCAGTGCGCCGAACTCTACAATCAAAGACAATTCGAAAAAGCTCTCGAAGCTTGTGATAGAGCGATAGAGTTGAACCCGAAGGACGGGAATGCGTATGATCTCAGAGGTTGGGTCAAAGTAAATCTCTACAAATATGAGGATGCGATTGCAGATTTTAACACAGCGATCCAATTGGATGCAAAAAACGCGCAGGCGATTTTTAACCGCGGTTATACGTATTATTATATGAACGAATACAAAAAGGCTTTAACGGATATCAACGAATCGATTCGTCTCAACCCGGAGTTCAATCGTTCTTATCTGATGAGAGGAAAGATCGGAAACGAATTACAAGCCTACGAGGAAGCAATTCAAGATTTGAATCGTTGTATCGAAGTCGATCCGAATTGGGTGGAAGCTTTAGTGGAACGTGGAATCGTTTACATCAAGACGAGCAAATTAGGAGAAGCGTATCAAGATTTTGATAAGGTGGTCCAGCTCGATCCGAAGAACGCGAGGGCTTTTTACAACAGAGGAATCATTTTGGTTTCGGTGGAAAATCCGGAATTCAAAAAGAACGGATGTTATGATCTCTATCAGGCACATTCTCTCGGTCATGAAAAAGCGATCAAGGCCTTGGACCATTTTTGCGCGGAATTTAAGAAGAAGTGA